Proteins encoded within one genomic window of Jiangella mangrovi:
- a CDS encoding 2'-5' RNA ligase family protein, giving the protein MPVPAVESFVRGRFEHYDPAYLSADPAFTHAHVTVLAPFLPAPTAGELATVGAILAGTEPIAFELRRLETFPNGIIYLAPEPDDPFRALTERFVSAFPQCPPYGGQFPDIVPHVTLDQRSADVSVESTRDRLGDSVPVRCVADRVDLAWYEPGRTRILTSWPLGVRAGSPSAR; this is encoded by the coding sequence TGCCCGTACCTGCCGTGGAGTCGTTCGTCCGGGGCCGGTTCGAGCACTACGACCCCGCATACCTGTCGGCCGACCCCGCGTTCACGCACGCGCACGTCACGGTGCTGGCACCGTTCCTGCCCGCACCGACGGCGGGCGAGCTGGCCACGGTCGGGGCGATCCTGGCCGGGACCGAGCCGATCGCGTTCGAGCTGCGCCGGCTCGAGACGTTCCCGAACGGCATCATCTACCTCGCGCCGGAGCCCGACGACCCGTTCCGTGCGCTGACCGAGCGGTTCGTCTCGGCGTTCCCGCAATGTCCCCCGTACGGCGGGCAGTTCCCCGACATCGTGCCGCACGTGACCCTCGACCAGCGCTCGGCCGACGTCTCGGTGGAGTCCACCCGAGACCGGCTCGGCGACTCCGTGCCGGTGCGCTGCGTGGCCGACCGCGTCGACCTCGCGTGGTACGAGCCGGGCCGGACCCGGATCCTGACCAGCTGGCCCCTCGGGGTCAGAGCTGGATCGCCTTCAGCTCGGTGA